In Hippoglossus hippoglossus isolate fHipHip1 chromosome 19, fHipHip1.pri, whole genome shotgun sequence, the DNA window GGATCGGGCATAGTATGAGGCTTCTCAGCAGGGGGGTCAAAGGGTTGCGTGCGCTTGACTTTGACATAAGGACACGAGTGAGGCTAATACAGAAACCTGACTCCTCTGCAGCCTTAGGAATCCGTTCAAAACAAGGTGCGGTGACCGTTTTAACACGTTCCACTGTAAAATTCAGGAATCAGCCAGTGTTGTCAGCGGGAGCCGGACACGTGACGGCCCCAAACTAAGACACACCAGTCAAACTTAACATAGTAGATGTGAAGCTATGTGACAGATGATCTATGGTCCACATGATGtatctatttctatttctaaacCGTAGGAATTGTGTGGGTGAAAGGTGATTCACCAAGTAATGCAAGAAGGTCttcaacatacagtatgttaaagAAGCAAAACCAAATATTACTATATAggatttcaatattttttctcaagttgaggacaaaaaaatgacataaatCATATAACGTTTGTTTTGCTGGTGCAAGAATAATGGTGATTGATATAGAAGAGGAGTAAATAAGCTAAAGTGTGGTTGGGTGTATTTGTGAAGTCGAATCAACTGGAGGAAATGACTTGAGTACACGTGCAGCACTATTTGCTGTCACTATGTTAATGATTTGCAGGAACAATCCAGGACAAAATGCATCTTActcagtgttttattatttttattcaaactttTGCATATATCACATCCTACATACATTCATTCAAAACTAGGGAACTCTATACATTCtctgcaaacaacaacaacaaagtggtaaaaatatatataatatagtataaacACATCTGTATAAATCTTTGCATTTTGTTCCCTTTTACTTAAATGCACTAAACCATGGATAGCATGTCTATCTGATACTATATATGAAAACTACATCTATTACTTACGACTATATTTTGAATGGTGATGTCATATGCATAAAATTCATGTAAGCCTATGATGTTTATATCTTCAGACATGGAAGACAAGTATTGGTGACGACCTCATTGGTGTCATTTTATAATTAAAGGGGCCATATCAATAGAAAGGGATATTTGTACACCTTTCTGGGCTAATCATCACAATATTGTATCCTACATTGTGGATTCAGTTCTTTATTCCTCCTTCTGTATGATTGAGCACTTCGATTGTGTCCCCATCCAGAAACCAGGGATCATCTTCTCCTCGAACTCGCTCCTGACTTCATGCAGAGGCTTCACCTCCTTTCCCCCTGcgccctcctctccctctttcacctcctccacagcATAGAAATTCAAGATGCCAGCGGGCTGGTCGAGGTATACTCCGATGACAGAGCACTGAGGGATCCCCTTGATCTCCACGTTATGGCCTTTGTGCCAGAAATTGTAGCTGGAGCCGGACCAGCCGAGGCCCCATGACCCCTCGTTCTCTCCCAGGCCGCAGGACCCATCGCTGTTCCTTCGTCCCGCTCGTTCGTACGCAATGCCGACGACGACCCACCCGGAGAACCCCACCTCCCAGTAGCCTCGGAAACCCAGGATTCCTTCCTTGCAAAGAACCTTGTTGAGCATGAATGAGAGTAACAGCAACAGTTAAGAGTTATCCTCACGTAGCCTGTGATTCATGAGGGTTGCCACTGGTGTCTCTGCTCCGTGCCAAAAGCGGATGTCTCAGggtttaaaaatacacacagaacaTCCCTCAGGTCCACAAGTGTTTTTTACAATCACATCAAACCAGTTGAAGCCTGGTAAAGACAAGACTCTGGCACTCGTCAGATATCATTTGATACctttcataaacattttaagtATTGTTATTTTTAGGCCAAATGAATACAACTGCAAGTTTTCACTATACCTGTGGAGAATACTCATATCTCTCTGGTCTATCCAAGACGGGACAAGTTAAATCGTCAGTCATGCGGGCCACTTTGGTGCCGCCCTCTCCGATCCATAGCGTCTTATTGGCCGTCTTGTCATCCAGAGAAAGCTTGTACCagtctgtgaaaataaaaaaaggaaaacatttaatgaaaggTCCGATTTGGACCAAACTGTGAAACAGGTAGAAGAGATGAAATCTCACGTTTGATGAGATCAGCTCTGCATTTGGGTTCTGGGATATTGGGCTCATAGTCTGGAATATTTTCTGGGGAGAGAGCGACAGAGCGAGATCAGtgaaaatttaaaattcaaatactGTGACCAAACATGTGATGAGATAAAGATAACTGTGTTACCTGTGGGCGAGTTTCCAGCTCTGACATTCTTTGctacaaggaaaaaaaaaatcataaaacatgtgttttcacCAGGGCAACCAGTAAGATGAAAATAGTGGGCTGTGATAAATGCCATATGCTACAGTATATGTCAGGTGTCTCTGTAAAATGGTTATTCTTAGAAAACTATCTGCGTCTGTCAGATCTACATATCAGCAACTGCATGCTTCCTGGACCCAGTGGTTGATTGATGCCAGGCGGTTGGAATTACCAAGACACCTCACAAGACACCtcagatggtgtgtgtggggtggggtgtGTGGGGTGGGTTGCGgtgcggggggtgggggggcagagcACAGCGTGAAACTCTGATCTTTTTACTAGATGACAGGAGATAACGCAGCGATGCAATGTAACACGTTAAACTTTCCAAGTCAATAAAGTAGGGACTAAGAGCTTATAGAAATATAGCTGGAAAATACTGAGCCCTGCCAAGCATTTAGATTTCAGATAACGATTGATTGCAGGCGGCATCATTGTGTCATGACTTTCGTTGAAGTAATAAATCATTGTTGCATAACAGGCTTAGCCCTGATGCCAATGTCTAGTAACTAATACGCTGGTATCAAGTGGACTCAATGTGTTTTCCAGATTTTTGTTTAAGATGAAGATCATGAAGAGGAGTCACTTAATCCCCCCCCCTGCATTAAATTgtcaaacataaataaagtgCTTTATTTATACCAACAAGCAACATCACCGCCAACATGAACAGCCTGCTTCTTTCGCACATTGATAATCAGCTCTGGATGCTAATGAGCTCGATGTtgtgaggcagaaaaaaaagctgcaaaacaTATGAATTTTAGGAAAATCTAAGTTACAAAAAGTGCATTTTGCATAATCATGCAAATGCGGAATCCAAGGTGAGGATGCATTCTCTCAGAATACGTTCGTATCGACATTTTGTCTGCATGTCTCCATCTTAACGGTTATTTTTACGCCGCGTAGTATGCGTGTCATGTCTAAATGAGCTGGCATTTATCTCTCCCTTGACTGGAGGCTGAACGAGACCACGCGGGAATGTTAAGCCACCTGGCTGGATTTAGCACAAAGgggatgagagaaaaaaaatacacaacagctTTGTCTGGTCTCATTACAACCTGACACCATACAAAACATTGAAGCCCCCAGCCCCACTGTTAGCCAAGTTGGAATTGACTGAGCATTCTGGTAATGAGCGATACTGCAACAATTTGAACTTTCAATAGTGAGAAGTACATTTTCTATTGATTCAAATTGTTTTGAAAAAGCAAATAATTTGTTATTTAGTAACTGCAATTGCAGAATAGTAGTAAAACTTTAATTGAATCTGTGCAATGGAGGATGACACCAAAATCCTGTTCAATGCTGCCAATTTTCAAGACTGTACAAGCTGCATGATGAACACATATAGCACAGCATGTGAATTTATTTCTAAGGCTGATCTTGTGGACCCTTGCAGACCCTCTCTCCTCGTCAGTGAAACCATTACATGCTGctcaaaatgacaaatgaaatcAGTCACTGATGCGTTTTCAGGATCTGCCCCAAGAAAAGCTTGAGTTTGGTTATTGAATCAACAAAAGCAttgtttaaataatgttttctgtaTTATATGCACCAACCAATGCTTCCTGCAAAGATATTAAAAGTaatagcagtagtagtagtaccaAGTAATTCAAAAATTTGAGATTTCGCAGGGGAAAAGTattaaaagtcaaaaataatGATTCTAAATTGTGTGAAAAGCAGTAAAATCAAAGCTCACCTTTGTCCGACTTCCGAGTGTCCGAAATAAGTCTCGTCGTGGTCGGCATCTTGATTCCGGCTTGGACCTGGTCTAACCGTTTAAGCTGCTGGAGAGCCAGTCTCAGCCTGATGTCCCTGGTCAGTGTGAGAATGATTGAGTCTCTGTTGGCTTCGGTGTTTGACAGCCTAATGCCACACTTATATACCTTTAATACAGGACAGAGGTGATGTAATCAGAGCCGGGTGGCGTGGACAAGAGTGTGAGACAAAAACGTGCCAATAGGAAGGGGGGAGCCGTGAGTCTTGTAACCGGAGCTGTGTGTATAATTTTTCCTTAAAAAGGTTCGATGGATGCTTGGATGTCTCTAGGACATCCCCCATCAACCGGTAGAACCCGCCCTCGATCTACATCAGTACTGATCTCGTCACATTGCACTGCGTCAGCGTTGATGCATTTGTgtcgcacacacatgcacagatgcaaCTGCAAAGATCCAAAACTTCATCAGCAGACTTCCTGCTGTGAGATGTCAGGCAGTGTGAGATCCAACAGGTGCAAATGTATATATAAGTACAACGATGTTATTCACACTTTAAAAGTGTGACAAGTGACGTAGGCTTTGTATAAGAGAAATTGTTGAtgttaaacaaaacattatttacagA includes these proteins:
- the LOC117753342 gene encoding stonustoxin subunit beta-like — protein: MPTTTRLISDTRKSDKAKNVRAGNSPTENIPDYEPNIPEPKCRADLIKHWYKLSLDDKTANKTLWIGEGGTKVARMTDDLTCPVLDRPERYEYSPQVLCKEGILGFRGYWEVGFSGWVVVGIAYERAGRRNSDGSCGLGENEGSWGLGWSGSSYNFWHKGHNVEIKGIPQCSVIGVYLDQPAGILNFYAVEEVKEGEEGAGGKEVKPLHEVRSEFEEKMIPGFWMGTQSKCSIIQKEE